One segment of Kogia breviceps isolate mKogBre1 chromosome 14, mKogBre1 haplotype 1, whole genome shotgun sequence DNA contains the following:
- the NKX2-4 gene encoding homeobox protein Nkx-2.4 yields MSLSPKHTTPFSVSDILSPIEETYKKFGGAMDGAPPGLGAPLGAAAAAYRAPPTGPSSQAAAVAGMQAPHAMAGHNAAAAAAAAAAAAAAAATYHMPPGVPQFPHSAMGGYCNGGLGNMGELPAYTDSMRGGTAAAATGWYGANPDPRYSSISRFMGPSAGVNVAGMGSLPGIADAAKSLAPLHTVAAAPRRKRRVLFSQAQVYELERRFKQQKYLSAPEREHLASVIHLTPTQVKIWFQNHRYKMKRQAKDKAAQQLQQEVGLGPPPPSPRRVAVPVLVKDGKPCQNGAATPTPGQAAPQPPAPTPAPELEELSPSPPALHGPGGGLTALDAAAGDYGGGALGANLLYGRTW; encoded by the exons ATGTCGTTGAGCCCCAAGCACACGACGCCCTTCTCCGTGTCCGACATCCTGAGCCCCATCGAGGAGACCTACAAGAAGTTCGGCGGCGCCATGGACGGTGCGCCGCCCGGCCTGGGGGCGCCTCTGGGGGCCGCGGCCGCCGCCTACCGCGCACCGCCGACCGGGCCCTCCTCGCAAGCTGCGGCCGTGGCGGGCATGCAAGCGCCGCACGCCATGGCGGGCCACaatgcggcggcggcggcggcggccgcggcggcggcggcggcggcggccgccaCCTACCACATGCCGCCCGGCGTCCCGCAGTTCCCGCACAGCGCCATGGGCGGCTACTGCAACGGCGGCCTGGGCAACATGGGCGAGCTGCCCGCCTACACGGACAGCATGCGGGGCGGCACGGCCGCCGCGGCCACCGGCTGGTACGGCGCCAACCCGGACCCGCGCTACTCGTCAA TCTCCAGGTTCATGGGGCCGTCAGCTGGAGTCAACGTGGCCGGCATGGGGTCGCTGCCGGGCATCGCGGACGCCGCCAAGTCGCTGGCGCCCCTGCATACGGTGGCGGCGGCGCCGCGGAGGAAGCGCCGCGTGCTGTTCTCGCAGGCGCAGGTCTACGAGCTGGAGCGGCGCTTCAAGCAGCAGAAGTACTTGTCGGCGCCCGAGCGCGAGCACCTGGCCAGCGTGATCCACCTGACGCCCACGCAGGTCAAGATCTGGTTCCAAAACCACCGCTACAAGATGAAGCGGCAGGCCAAGGACAAGGCGGCgcagcagctgcagcaggagGTCGGCCTGGGCCCACCGCCGCCGTCCCCGCGCCGCGTGGCCGTGCCCGTGCTGGTCAAAGACGGCAAGCCCTGCCAGAACGGCGCGGCTACACCGACGCCCGGCCAGGCCGCCCCGCAACCGCCCGCGCCGACGCCCGCGCCCGAGCTGGAGGAGCTGTCGCCCAGCCCGCCCGCGCTGCACGGCCCGGGGGGAGGCCTGACGGCCCTGGACGCGGCGGCGGGGGACTACGGCGGCGGCGCGCTGGGCGCCAACCTGCTCTATGGCAGGACGTGGTGA